From the genome of Jannaschia sp. S6380:
TTGCCGCGCGATCGCCAGGGCCGGCTGCACCTGTCGGGCCTATCGCAACTGAGGCGTCCTCAGGCGCGAAGGTCGCGCAATCCGGACAGGAGCAGCGTCGCACCCATCGCTCCGAACGCCGCGGCGAACGCCCCTTCGACCCAGCGGGCGAAGCGGGCATAGGTGCGGGTGGCAAGCCCCGTCGAAAACAGCACGGCATAAATGCCGTAGATGACGAGCCCGGACACCGCCCCGACCGGGCCGAAGGCCAGCACCTGCAAGGGCGAAAGCCCCAGGCCGAACAGGAAGGTCGCCACGGCCGCCCACATCAACGCGGCCTTCGGATTGGTCAGCACGACCAGGAAACCCCGCCGCCAGGCCGCGACATCACCGATCGCTTCCGCCCGCGCGCCGATCCGGGTGTCGCCGCCGCGCCACGTCGCGCGCGCCGCGCGCAACGCCAGGAACATCAGGTACCCCCCGCCCGCCAGCTTCATCAGGCCGAGCGAGAGTGGATAGGCCAGCAGCAGCGCACCGAGGCCGAACGCGGTCGTCAATGACCAGACCAGCATGCCCGAGGCCACGCCCACCACGACCCACAGGGCCGGCCGCCGCCCCGCCCCCAGCGCGACGGATGCGACCGCAACGAGGTTCGGGCCCGGCGAGGCCTGCGCGGCGATCACGCCGAGCCATGTGATAAGAAACGCCTCGATCATGCGCCGCCCTCCAGTCCCTGGGCCGTGTCGTATCCGGTCGTCGGCGGCACCTTCGCCCCGACCTCGTCCGCGAAATGCCGGATCGTCAGGCGGATCGGGTTCGGCGCCGCCTGCCCCAGGCCGCAGATCGACGCATCGGCCATGGCTTGGCACAGCTCCTCCAGAAGATCCGTGTCCCAGCGGTCCGCCTGCATCAGCTTGACCGCCTTTTCGCAGCCCACCCGGCAGGGCGTACACTGCCCGCAACTCTCGGCCTCGAAGAAGCGCAGCATGTTCAGCGCCGCCGCCTTGGCGCTGTCCTGGTCCGACAGCACCACCACTGCGGCCGAGCCGATGAACGAGCCGTGCGGCTGCAGCGTGTCGAAGTCGAGCGGGACGTCGTCCAGCGTGGCCGGCAAGAGCCCCGAGGACGGACCGCCCGGCTGGTAGGCCTTGAAGGCATGCCCCTCGGCCATACCGCCCGCCGCATCGATGACGTCGATGATGGTGGAGCCCGCGGGCAGCACGTGAACGCCCGGATCCCGCACGCGGCCCGACACCGAGAAGCTGCGCAGACCCTTGCGGCCGTTCCGTTCGTGCGCGGCCAGGATCTCCGGCCCCTCGCGCAGGATGCGGGCGATCCAGTGGCAGGTCTCGATATTGTGGACCAGGGTCGGGCGTCCGAAGAGTCCGACCTGCGCCACGTAGGGCGGTCGGTGGCGCGGCAGCCCGCGCTTGCCCTCGATCGACTCGATCATGGCGCTTTCCTCGCCGCAGATATAGGCGCCCGCGCCGCGACGCAGTTCGACATGCCCCGGTACGACGATCCCGGCCCGTTCCAGCGCGGCGATCTCGCGGCGCAGGATCTCCAGCACGGCGGGGTACTCGTCACGCATGTAGATATAGACCCGATCCGCCTCGACGGCCCATGCGGCAACCAGCATCCCTTCGAGGAAGAGATGCGGGACCCGTTCCAGATAGTAGCGGTCCTTGAACGTGCCCGGTTCGCCCTCGTCGCCGTTGACGGCCATCAGGCGCGGTCCGGGATTGGCGCGCACGAAACCCCACTTCTTGCCCGACGGGAAGCCCGCGCCCCCCAGCCCCCGCAGCCCGCTTTCGGCGACCTTGGCCTGCGCATGTTCCCAATCACCGTCCCGGCGCAGATCGGCCAGCGTCGCATAGCCACCTGCCCCTCGATACGCATCCAGCCCTTCGTATCCGGGGATGACGGGATGGACGTCGCCCGCGTCGATCACCGCCTGCGCGGCGGCGGGGGTGGCATGGTCGACATGGCGGTGGCCGATCTCCAACACGGGGGCAGTGTCGCAGCGGCCCATGCAAGGTGCGCGCAGCACGCGGACGCGCGATGGATCGTGGCCCGCCTCAAGCGCCGCGATCAGCGCCTCCGACCCGGCGAGTTCGCAGGAAAGCGAATCGCAGACCCGGATGGTCAGGTCCGGCGGCGGCGCGTCGTCTTCGCGGCGCGGGTCGAAATGGGCATAGAATGTCGCAACCTCCCAGATCTCGGCCATCGACAGGCGCATTTCCTCGGCCAGCGCGCGCAGATGCGCGGCGGACAGGTGGCCATGGGCGTCCTGGATCAGGTGCAGGAACTCGATCAGCAGGTCGCGGTCGCGCGGCCGGTCGCCCAGCAGGGTCCGGATTTCGGCCAGGGCCGCATCGTCGTACTGGCGCCCCTTGGGTGTCGCCCGTCCCCGGCCCTTGCCGGACTTCCAGACACCCTTGGCTTCGTTCGCATCCAGCATGACGGGTTTCCCTCGTTGATCGCCCCCGTGCCGAGCCTAGGTTACCGGGACCTGCCGCGAAGGGGCGATTGCGACACCACCGTCGCGTTTTGCGCAGCCGAGCAGGGCGACACAAGCGCTCGCGGCGGTCCCCGGGGCCATTTCCCGTTCCGGCTTCATCCTACCGCATGGCGGAGGTTCGCGTGTCGAGCCCCGATGGCCATGCCACATCAATCCGCGACGGCGCACCCCGCGCGGTATGGACAGCCCCGATCCGGTTGGCGAGTGTGCCGCGAGAGGAGAACCGAAATGCGCCTGACCGCGGCCCTGAGCCTTCTGATTGCCCTGACGACGTCGCCCTCCCTGGCCGAACGCGTCGTCACCGCCGAGGAATTCGCCGAGATGGTGACCGGACGGACGCTGCATTTCGACCGGTTCGGGCGTCCGTTTGGGTCGGAGCAGTATTTTGATGACAAGCGCGTCATCTGGGCCTTCGAAGGCGGCACCTGCCAGCGGGGCATCTGGTTCGAGAACACCGAGGGACAGATATGCTTCGTCTACGATGACGACCCGTCCCCGCAGTGCTGGGACTTTCTCCAGACGGATGACGGCGCCTTTCACGCGCGGCTGGATGGCGAGGACCCCGAATCGGACCTGGTGACCCGCGATGTGGGAACCGACGCGCTGGACTGCCCCCTTCCCGATCTGGGCGTCTGACCGCCGCGCCCCAACCAACCGCCCCGTGACCGAACCGGCCCTGATCCTCACGCCTGCGCGAGACCGGGCAAATGGTTCGTGAGGGCGGTGCGTCGCGGTGGGCCGTTTGTGCATAGGCGCACCGTATTCAAGCGAATGTCACGCATCCGTTTCTTGAATCGCAGAGGGACAAGGTTGCATCCTATATCTATCGAGCGGGCCATAGGTCCGACCCGATGAACGGTCCGACGCCAAGGGGCATAGGGCACGGTTCAGAAAGATCTCGCCAACCCGGGCTGCCGTGGCGTTTCGCTGCGGCACCGTCCCTCTTGATCAGGAGTCTGCCATACCGAGCAACCCTCCCCACTGACCTTCGGTCCCTCCGCCCGGTCGAAATGACAACCGGCGCGGCGATCTTCTACTGCATCCGCGCCGAAGATCTGGAACCCGCTGGAGTCCTCCGCCGTCCGGCCGGCCGATCGCCGTCTCTCCCCCAGATCCCCGCGATCGCGCCATGCCGGGCCCGGTGCGGCCCCCGTCCCGAAAGGGCGGGGGCCGTTCGGGTATCACATGCCGGTCAGAACAAATCGCCCTGATCGGGCGGCGGGGGCTTGGCGCGCGGCGTACGCCGCGTGGCGCCGGTCACCGCCTCAACACGGTCATCGTCGCCAGCGAATTGTATCGTGATCCGTCCCGCGGCTCGTGCCGAGGCCGCGTCTGTCACGATGCCGTCGCTGTCGCGCACGACCGCGAAACCGCGTTCCAGCGTGCGCTCATACCCAAGGGAGGCAAGCAGCCGGCCGAGCGCCACGACACGCTCGCGCAGCTTGGTCTGACGCGCGGCAACAACGACCGCGAAACGCCCATCGACGTTGTCCAGCCGCCCCACCGCATCGGTCAGGCGACGTCGAAGCGGGTCTGGCGACAACCGCGCCGTTCTTCGCGCCAACTCCTCCGAGGCACGCGAAACCGCCCGCGGCATCGCGGCGGCCAGGCGCAGCGACAACTGATCCAGCCGCCGCCCCTCGGCAGCGAGGCGAGAGCCGAGGCCGTGCGGCGCGCTGCGCCCCTCCAGCCGCGACAGGGCGACACGGGCCCGGGCCGTTCGCGCGCGCAGACTGGCCGGCAGCCGGTCGCCCGCGAGGTCGAGACGCTGGCGTGCCGGTGCGAGCAGGGCGTCGCGCCGGGGCAAGCCGCGCGACAGATCGGCCCAGCGTTGGCGCCGCGCCGTCACCCCCGCCCGCACGGCCCGCGCCTGGCGCATGCCCAGATCCTGGACCGCCGCGGCCAGATCCAGCCGGACCGGAACCGCCATTTCGGCCGCCGCGGTGGGCGTCGGGGCGCGGCGGTCGGATGCGTGATCGATCAGCGTCGTGTCCGTTTCGTGCCCGACCGCCGATATCAGGGGGATGTCGCAATCGGCGACGGCCCGCACGACGATCTCCTCGTTGAAGCCCCACAGATCCTCGATCGAGCCGCCGCCGCGCGCGACGATCAGAAGGTCGGGACGGGGGATCGCTCCGCCCGGGGGAAGTGCCGTGAACCCCCGGATCGCGTTTGCGACTTCGGCGGCGGAGGTCTTGCCCTGCACGGCGACGGGCCAAATCAGGACGTGGCGCGGAAACCGCTCCCGCAGGCGGTGCAGGATGTCCCGGATCACCGCCCCCTGCGGCGACGTCACCACCCCGATCACGGCGGGCAGGAAGGGAAGCCGCTGCTTACGCTCGGCATCGAACAGACCCTCGGCCGCCAAGGCCGCGCGCCGCTTTTCCAGCATCGCCATCAGGGCACCGGCGCCCGCGACCTCCATCGCATCGACGTTCAGGTTATATTTCGACTGTGCGCCGAAGGCCGAGAGGCGCCCGGTGACGATGACCTCCATCCCCTCCTCGGGGGTGACGGAAAGCTGCGCGATCTGACCCTTCCAGGTGGTGCAGGCCAGCACGTTCCGCTCGTCCTTGATGTCGTAGTAGAGATGCCCCGACCGCGCGCGAAAGATCCGCCCGATTTCCCCCTTCACGCGGATCCGTCCGAAGTTGTCCTCCAGCGCGCGCTTCACCGCGCCGGAAATCTCCGATACGGTGTATTCGGCCTCGTTCCGGCGCGGCGCGGGATCGTCGATCAGGTCGTCCATGGCCCCGGTCTAGCGCGGCGCCCGGGCCGGCGCGATAGGCAAACGCGGCATCCCCGGCACGCGCGCGGACCGCGGCCTTGTCCTCGGGCCGGGGGGTGCCTAAACCCGGAACGCGCGCGACGGGACGGGGGACGCGGCCATGAATATCCTGATCCTTGGCGGCGGCGGACGCGAACACGCGCTGGCCTGGGCGGTGCTGCAGAACCCGAAATGCGACCGCCTGGTGGTGGCGCCCGGCAATGCCGGCATCGCCGAAATCGCGGAATGCGCGGCGCTCGACATCCTCGACGGATCGGCCGTCGCCGCCTTTGCCGATGAGGAGAGCATCGATTTCGTCATCATCGGCCCCGAGGCGCCGCTGGCCGCCGGTGTGTCGGACATGCTGACCGAGGCCGGGATCGCGGTCTTCGGCCCCTCCGCCGCTGCCGCGCGGCTGGAGGCGTCGAAGGCGTTCACCAAGGAGATCTGCGCCGCCGTGGGCGCGCCGACCGCCGCCTACGACCGGTTCGACGATCAAGCGGCGGCACGCGCCGGCCTGGCCGACCGGACGCTGCCCATCGTGGTCAAGGCGGACGGGCTCGCCGCCGGCAAGGGCGTGACCGTGGCCGAGACACGGGCGGAGGCCGAGGCCGCGCTGGCCGAGATCTTCGACGGCGCGCATGGCCGGGCCGAGGTGGTGATCGAGGATTTCCTGCGCGGCGAGGAAGCGTCGTTCTTCTGCCTCGTCGATGGCGAGACGGTCCTGCCCATCGGGACGGCGCAGGATCACAAGCGGGTTGGCGAAGGCGACACCGGCCCCAACACCGGCGGCATGGGCGCCTATTCCCCCGCGCCCGTGATGACGGCCGCGGTCGAGACGCGCGCCCTGGAGGAAATCGTCCGCCCCACCATGGCCGAGATGGCGCGCCGCGGCACACGCATGCGCGGCGTGCTGTTCGTTGGCCTGATGATCGAGGACGGCGCACCCAGCCTGGTGGAATACAACGTCCGCTTCGGCGACCCGGAATGCCAGTGCCTGATGATGCGGCTGGGCGGGCAGGCGCTCGACCTGATGCTGGCCTGCGCCGGGGGGCGGTTGGCCGAGGCGCAGGTGAATTGGGCCGAGGATCACGCGATCTGCGTCGTGCTGGCCGCAGAAGGGTATCCCGGCGATTATGCGAAGGGGACGGAGATCCGCGGGCTCGACACTCTGCCGCGCGACAGTCGGAACATGGTGTTCCATGCCGGCACGGCGATGCGTGACCACCGATTGGTCGCCGCCGGGGGCCGTGTCCTGGGGGTCACCGCACGGGGCGACGACCTGATGGCCGCGCGCGATCGCGCCTATGCCATGGTCGACGCCATCGACTGGCCCGACGGGATATGCCGGCGCGATATCGGCTGGCGCGCGCTTTGACGGATCGGGTGCATCGGGGCCGGGCCTCTATTCAGGACAACGGCTCTCCGACGCATTCCAGCAGCCGTTTCTCAAAGGTCTTGGCCCATTGCACTTCGGCCGTCCGGGTCGAGCGGACATAGAGTTCCCCCTCCTCCTCGAACGGCCACCAGCAGGACGGACGGCCCGGCG
Proteins encoded in this window:
- the purD gene encoding phosphoribosylamine--glycine ligase — protein: MNILILGGGGREHALAWAVLQNPKCDRLVVAPGNAGIAEIAECAALDILDGSAVAAFADEESIDFVIIGPEAPLAAGVSDMLTEAGIAVFGPSAAAARLEASKAFTKEICAAVGAPTAAYDRFDDQAAARAGLADRTLPIVVKADGLAAGKGVTVAETRAEAEAALAEIFDGAHGRAEVVIEDFLRGEEASFFCLVDGETVLPIGTAQDHKRVGEGDTGPNTGGMGAYSPAPVMTAAVETRALEEIVRPTMAEMARRGTRMRGVLFVGLMIEDGAPSLVEYNVRFGDPECQCLMMRLGGQALDLMLACAGGRLAEAQVNWAEDHAICVVLAAEGYPGDYAKGTEIRGLDTLPRDSRNMVFHAGTAMRDHRLVAAGGRVLGVTARGDDLMAARDRAYAMVDAIDWPDGICRRDIGWRAL
- a CDS encoding NAD(P)H-dependent oxidoreductase subunit E is translated as MLDANEAKGVWKSGKGRGRATPKGRQYDDAALAEIRTLLGDRPRDRDLLIEFLHLIQDAHGHLSAAHLRALAEEMRLSMAEIWEVATFYAHFDPRREDDAPPPDLTIRVCDSLSCELAGSEALIAALEAGHDPSRVRVLRAPCMGRCDTAPVLEIGHRHVDHATPAAAQAVIDAGDVHPVIPGYEGLDAYRGAGGYATLADLRRDGDWEHAQAKVAESGLRGLGGAGFPSGKKWGFVRANPGPRLMAVNGDEGEPGTFKDRYYLERVPHLFLEGMLVAAWAVEADRVYIYMRDEYPAVLEILRREIAALERAGIVVPGHVELRRGAGAYICGEESAMIESIEGKRGLPRHRPPYVAQVGLFGRPTLVHNIETCHWIARILREGPEILAAHERNGRKGLRSFSVSGRVRDPGVHVLPAGSTIIDVIDAAGGMAEGHAFKAYQPGGPSSGLLPATLDDVPLDFDTLQPHGSFIGSAAVVVLSDQDSAKAAALNMLRFFEAESCGQCTPCRVGCEKAVKLMQADRWDTDLLEELCQAMADASICGLGQAAPNPIRLTIRHFADEVGAKVPPTTGYDTAQGLEGGA
- a CDS encoding LysE family translocator, translated to MIEAFLITWLGVIAAQASPGPNLVAVASVALGAGRRPALWVVVGVASGMLVWSLTTAFGLGALLLAYPLSLGLMKLAGGGYLMFLALRAARATWRGGDTRIGARAEAIGDVAAWRRGFLVVLTNPKAALMWAAVATFLFGLGLSPLQVLAFGPVGAVSGLVIYGIYAVLFSTGLATRTYARFARWVEGAFAAAFGAMGATLLLSGLRDLRA
- the xseA gene encoding exodeoxyribonuclease VII large subunit, coding for MDDLIDDPAPRRNEAEYTVSEISGAVKRALEDNFGRIRVKGEIGRIFRARSGHLYYDIKDERNVLACTTWKGQIAQLSVTPEEGMEVIVTGRLSAFGAQSKYNLNVDAMEVAGAGALMAMLEKRRAALAAEGLFDAERKQRLPFLPAVIGVVTSPQGAVIRDILHRLRERFPRHVLIWPVAVQGKTSAAEVANAIRGFTALPPGGAIPRPDLLIVARGGGSIEDLWGFNEEIVVRAVADCDIPLISAVGHETDTTLIDHASDRRAPTPTAAAEMAVPVRLDLAAAVQDLGMRQARAVRAGVTARRQRWADLSRGLPRRDALLAPARQRLDLAGDRLPASLRARTARARVALSRLEGRSAPHGLGSRLAAEGRRLDQLSLRLAAAMPRAVSRASEELARRTARLSPDPLRRRLTDAVGRLDNVDGRFAVVVAARQTKLRERVVALGRLLASLGYERTLERGFAVVRDSDGIVTDAASARAAGRITIQFAGDDDRVEAVTGATRRTPRAKPPPPDQGDLF